The following proteins are co-located in the Canis aureus isolate CA01 chromosome X, VMU_Caureus_v.1.0, whole genome shotgun sequence genome:
- the TCEAL8 gene encoding transcription elongation factor A protein-like 8 produces MQKSCEENEGKPQNMPKTEADRPSEDVPQEGEGNPQPSEEGVSQEAEGNLRGGLIQPGPGFKEDTPVRHLDPEEMIRGVDELERLREEIRRVRNKFVMMHWKQRHSRSRPYPVCFRP; encoded by the coding sequence atgcAAAAGTCttgtgaagaaaatgaaggaaaaccaCAGAACATGCCAAAGACCGAGGCAGACCGCCCTTCAGAAGATGTAccacaggagggagaaggaaatccTCAACCTTCTGAAGAAGGTGTAAGccaggaagcagaaggaaatcTTAGAGGAGGGCTGATTCAACCTGGCCCAGGGTTTAAAGAGGACACTCCTGTGAGGCATTTGGACCCTGAAGAAATGATAAGAGGAGTAGATGAGTTGGAAAGGCTTAGGGAAGAGATAAGAAGAGTAAGAAACAAGTTTGTGATGATGCATTGGAAGCAAAGACATTCACGTAGCCGTCCTTATCCTGTGTGCTTTAGGCCTTGA